One Candidatus Acidiferrales bacterium genomic region harbors:
- a CDS encoding type II toxin-antitoxin system RelE/ParE family toxin: MSDDRGFYLHPGAAQDITEVWQFIADDNPGAAGNFRNEILEAIRGLVKFPRQGHLRPGLTSKPLRFQTVREYLIAYAPDEKPLVVIAVIHGRRSPRVMAATLRARK; the protein is encoded by the coding sequence ATGAGCGATGATCGCGGTTTTTACCTTCACCCAGGGGCCGCGCAAGACATCACCGAAGTTTGGCAATTCATCGCCGATGACAATCCTGGCGCGGCTGGAAATTTTCGCAACGAAATCCTCGAAGCCATTCGCGGGCTTGTAAAATTCCCTCGTCAGGGCCACTTGCGTCCTGGCCTCACTTCGAAACCACTGCGCTTTCAAACTGTTCGCGAATATTTGATCGCCTACGCGCCGGATGAAAAGCCGCTCGTCGTCATCGCTGTAATTCACGGTCGTCGCAGTCCACGCGTTATGGCAGCCACTTTGCGCGCCAGAAAATAG
- a CDS encoding TonB family protein, translated as MGNESINKVSLPLSQLRILSSLLLLSLLILPLASWVLGDSSKDADARAQAVALFAKALAVSDLRAPGSPPFEMRGTITVEQENHKPAISGTYLLKWASPEKWREEIAFANYTHIRVGGENQYWQSRTTQYEIEPVLQLYGGLGFLKSLHVWARPAAIAALKEIKLHQKKEHGAKLDCVTLTQEGEKYGSDYCFDSVSGVLVNEFRGASEYSNFISFAGKHFPGSIRSNAEDAPAVTLTVNSILPLVLTDDGDFQPPQNSTVWPACDDPDNVPMLKSAVFPAYPAGAERARRQGTVTVYGVLGIDGRLSNLAALGAPDKSLAEAALAAMAKWKYTPETCRGTPVPDESLLMVRFDVQ; from the coding sequence ATGGGAAATGAATCCATCAACAAAGTAAGTCTTCCGCTATCCCAGCTTAGGATTTTATCCTCCCTCCTCTTGCTGTCGCTTCTCATTCTGCCGCTTGCTTCTTGGGTCCTCGGCGACTCCAGTAAAGATGCGGACGCGCGCGCGCAGGCCGTGGCCCTCTTCGCGAAGGCGCTTGCCGTCAGCGATCTCCGCGCGCCGGGCTCGCCGCCATTCGAGATGCGCGGCACGATTACGGTTGAACAAGAGAACCACAAACCAGCCATAAGCGGCACGTATCTTCTGAAGTGGGCCTCGCCGGAAAAGTGGCGCGAGGAAATCGCTTTTGCCAATTACACGCACATTCGCGTCGGAGGGGAAAATCAGTACTGGCAGTCGCGTACGACGCAGTATGAAATCGAGCCTGTTTTACAGCTATATGGCGGGCTGGGCTTCCTTAAATCGCTTCACGTTTGGGCAAGGCCAGCGGCCATTGCTGCGCTAAAAGAAATCAAGTTGCACCAAAAGAAAGAACATGGAGCCAAACTTGACTGCGTGACCTTGACACAGGAAGGAGAGAAGTACGGTTCCGACTACTGCTTCGATTCCGTAAGCGGGGTGCTTGTAAACGAATTTCGAGGTGCGAGCGAATATTCCAACTTTATTTCCTTCGCTGGAAAGCACTTTCCAGGTTCTATTCGTTCCAACGCCGAAGATGCGCCCGCAGTCACGCTCACGGTAAATTCCATACTGCCCCTCGTCCTGACCGACGACGGAGATTTTCAGCCGCCGCAAAACTCCACGGTTTGGCCTGCCTGCGACGATCCTGATAATGTACCCATGCTTAAGTCCGCGGTTTTTCCTGCATACCCAGCAGGAGCGGAAAGGGCTCGTAGGCAAGGCACAGTCACTGTTTATGGCGTCCTTGGAATAGACGGACGGTTGAGCAATCTCGCGGCCTTGGGCGCTCCGGATAAGTCACTTGCCGAGGCCGCCCTAGCGGCCATGGCGAAGTGGAAATATACTCCCGAAACCTGCCGTGGTACACCTGTTCCCGATGAAAGCCTTCTGATGGTTAGATTCGACGTGCAGTAA
- a CDS encoding NADP-dependent isocitrate dehydrogenase — MKQSYSGMEVPKDGSGIEYSSGVNGALREERSGSSSVSAKHSTTGQFQVPTNPIIPFIEGDGTGRDIWRASRRVFDAAVEHAFGGKRKVAWLEVFAGEKAFRKFNEWLPQDTVEAIRDFRVAIKGPLTTPVGGGIRSLNVTLRQMLELYACVRPVRYFPGVPSPVRNPEKMNVVIFRENTEDVYAGIEWRSGTPEAAKLLKFLNEDMLQGKKHVREDSGIGIKPISPTGTKRLVRRAIQHAIEHNRRVVTLVHKGNIMKFTEGAFRDWGYELAKAEFRDKIVTERESWILDNLDKNPGISAEQNAAMIEPGLENAPEQFRKEVAAEVKSTLDAIYASHGHGAWKNKILVNDRIADSVFQQILTRAGEYQVFATPNLNGDYLSDACAAQVGGLGMAPGANIGDGYGVFEATHGTAPKYADQDVINPASVMLSGAMMFEFMGWNEVASLIENGIERTIQQKRVTYDLERMMPGATKVKTSEFASAIIENMGQKAVASD, encoded by the coding sequence ATGAAGCAATCATATAGCGGGATGGAAGTGCCGAAGGATGGAAGCGGGATTGAGTATTCGAGTGGGGTGAACGGTGCCCTTCGCGAAGAACGCTCAGGATCTTCGAGTGTTTCTGCGAAACACTCTACGACCGGACAGTTCCAAGTGCCGACCAATCCCATAATTCCGTTCATCGAGGGCGATGGGACGGGGCGGGACATCTGGCGAGCATCACGAAGAGTTTTTGACGCGGCGGTGGAGCACGCGTTCGGCGGGAAACGCAAAGTGGCGTGGCTGGAAGTGTTCGCGGGAGAAAAAGCGTTTCGCAAATTCAACGAGTGGCTGCCGCAGGATACGGTCGAGGCGATCCGCGATTTTCGCGTGGCGATCAAAGGGCCGCTGACGACGCCGGTGGGCGGAGGGATTCGTTCGCTGAACGTGACGCTGCGGCAAATGCTGGAGCTCTACGCGTGCGTGCGGCCAGTGCGTTATTTTCCGGGCGTGCCATCGCCGGTGCGGAATCCGGAGAAGATGAATGTGGTGATCTTCCGCGAGAACACTGAGGACGTGTACGCGGGAATCGAGTGGCGGTCGGGGACGCCGGAAGCGGCGAAGCTGCTGAAATTCCTGAACGAAGATATGCTGCAAGGGAAAAAGCATGTCCGCGAAGATTCGGGCATAGGCATCAAGCCGATTTCGCCGACAGGGACGAAGCGTCTGGTGCGGCGCGCGATTCAGCATGCGATTGAGCACAACCGGCGCGTGGTGACGCTGGTGCACAAGGGCAACATCATGAAATTCACGGAGGGCGCGTTTCGCGACTGGGGATACGAGCTGGCGAAGGCGGAGTTTCGCGACAAGATTGTGACCGAGCGCGAAAGCTGGATTCTGGACAATCTGGACAAAAATCCGGGAATCAGCGCGGAGCAAAACGCGGCGATGATTGAGCCGGGGCTGGAAAATGCGCCGGAGCAATTTCGCAAGGAAGTGGCCGCGGAGGTGAAGTCAACGCTCGATGCGATTTACGCTTCGCACGGGCACGGCGCGTGGAAGAACAAAATTCTGGTGAACGACCGGATCGCGGATTCGGTGTTTCAGCAGATTTTGACGCGCGCGGGCGAGTATCAGGTGTTCGCGACGCCGAATTTGAATGGCGATTATTTGTCGGACGCGTGCGCGGCGCAGGTCGGCGGGCTGGGAATGGCGCCGGGCGCGAATATCGGCGATGGATATGGCGTCTTCGAGGCGACGCACGGAACGGCGCCGAAATATGCGGACCAGGATGTGATTAATCCAGCGTCGGTGATGCTGAGCGGGGCGATGATGTTTGAGTTCATGGGATGGAATGAAGTAGCGTCGCTGATCGAGAACGGAATCGAGCGGACGATTCAGCAGAAGCGCGTGACGTATGATTTGGAGCGGATGATGCCGGGCGCGACGAAGGTGAAGACGTCGGAGTTCGCGTCGGCGATTATTGAGAATATGGGGCAAAAGGCAGTGGCGAGTGACTAG
- the mdh gene encoding malate dehydrogenase: MRKKVTVVGGGNVGATTAQRLVDSGLADVVLTDILDGVPTGKALDMLESAPISGASVAAKGISTGTGDYKETENSDIVVITAGFPRKAGMSRDDLLKANYEVIKGVVQPIVKLSPNAILIVVTNPLDVMTQAAFKISGFPKHRVMGMAGVLDSARMAAFISMELNVSVENISCFVLGGHGDDMVPLPRYSTVAGIPLPDLLPKERVEAIVQRTRKGGGEIVNYLKTGSAYYAPSAAAFAMCEAILKDKKKIMPCAAYLEGEYGVKGLFVGVPCKLGARGIEQIVEIKLTTEEKAALEKSSASVRELVGILGL, translated from the coding sequence ATGAGAAAGAAAGTGACGGTGGTGGGCGGAGGGAACGTCGGGGCGACGACGGCGCAGCGGCTGGTGGATTCGGGGCTGGCGGACGTGGTGCTGACGGATATTCTGGACGGCGTGCCGACGGGAAAGGCGCTGGACATGCTGGAGTCGGCGCCGATTTCGGGCGCGAGCGTCGCCGCGAAAGGAATTTCGACGGGCACGGGCGATTATAAAGAGACGGAGAACAGCGACATCGTGGTGATTACAGCAGGATTTCCGCGCAAGGCGGGAATGAGCCGCGACGATTTGTTGAAGGCGAATTACGAGGTGATCAAAGGCGTCGTCCAGCCGATCGTCAAACTTTCGCCGAACGCGATTTTGATTGTGGTGACGAATCCGCTGGACGTGATGACGCAGGCGGCGTTCAAAATCAGCGGCTTTCCGAAGCACCGCGTGATGGGCATGGCGGGCGTGCTGGATTCGGCGCGCATGGCGGCGTTCATTTCGATGGAGCTGAACGTGTCGGTGGAGAATATTTCGTGCTTCGTGCTCGGCGGGCACGGCGACGATATGGTGCCGCTGCCGCGCTATTCGACCGTGGCAGGAATTCCGCTGCCAGATTTGCTGCCGAAGGAACGCGTCGAGGCGATTGTGCAGCGGACGCGCAAGGGCGGCGGAGAGATTGTGAATTATTTGAAGACCGGCTCGGCGTACTACGCGCCTTCGGCGGCGGCGTTTGCGATGTGCGAGGCGATCCTGAAGGACAAGAAAAAAATCATGCCGTGCGCGGCGTATCTCGAGGGCGAATACGGCGTGAAGGGATTATTCGTCGGCGTGCCGTGCAAACTGGGCGCGCGCGGGATCGAGCAGATTGTCGAAATCAAGCTGACGACAGAAGAAAAAGCGGCGCTGGAGAAGTCGTCGGCATCCGTGCGGGAGCTGGTGGGGATACTCGGACTGTAA
- a CDS encoding peptidylprolyl isomerase yields the protein MKLVKLLNASAFAIALCASAALVASAQTRATHTTTQRRPMSTASLLHPATLHATAPHVYHVRFHTTKGYFTVEVRRAWAPIGADRFYNLCEHHFYDGASLFRVVPGFVVQFGLSASPNISKAWANANIKDDPVSQTNNRGYITFATAGPNTRTTQVFINLVNNGRLDGMGFAPFGKVTEGMDVVDKFFGGYGDHGPDQDRLTREGKPYVEKDFPKLDTIITAHIFVPAAHPATHPAPHTPPHPAPHS from the coding sequence ATGAAACTCGTGAAACTGCTCAACGCATCGGCATTCGCAATCGCGCTCTGCGCCTCTGCGGCGCTTGTTGCTTCGGCTCAGACCCGCGCGACGCACACGACCACACAAAGGAGACCCATGTCCACAGCTTCGCTTTTGCATCCGGCAACTCTCCATGCCACTGCGCCTCATGTCTATCATGTCCGTTTCCACACGACGAAGGGTTACTTCACCGTGGAAGTCAGGCGCGCATGGGCGCCCATCGGCGCCGACCGCTTTTATAATTTGTGCGAGCATCATTTTTATGACGGCGCCAGTCTTTTCCGCGTCGTGCCCGGCTTCGTCGTGCAATTCGGTCTCTCCGCTTCTCCCAATATTTCCAAGGCCTGGGCCAATGCCAATATCAAAGATGATCCCGTAAGCCAGACGAACAATCGCGGCTACATCACCTTCGCCACTGCCGGCCCGAATACGCGCACCACGCAGGTCTTCATCAATCTCGTCAATAATGGCCGCCTCGATGGCATGGGCTTCGCGCCATTCGGCAAAGTCACCGAAGGCATGGACGTCGTAGACAAATTCTTTGGCGGCTATGGTGACCATGGTCCCGATCAGGATCGCCTCACGCGGGAAGGGAAGCCCTACGTCGAGAAGGATTTTCCGAAGCTCGACACGATCATCACCGCGCACATCTTCGTGCCCGCGGCTCATCCTGCGACGCACCCCGCACCGCATACGCCGCCACACCCCGCGCCGCATTCCTAG
- a CDS encoding dipeptidase, with protein MNKLACSICSILLLGLPVIASAQTVKISQRARDLHFSSIVMDTHDDTTQRLLDPSFDLAALHEDGNIDIPRMKAGGLDGIFFSIYMPGTITGPVAVEKALDQIDAVRRAVMMHPNDIVLARTAADVRRAFAEHKIAALMGVEGGHMINDDLAVLDTFAALGVRYMTLTHMVNTDWADSSTDKPAHNGLTDFGKQVVLRMNRDGIMIDISHTADKTFYDAIATSKAPIIASHSSCRALCNVPRDMTDDMIRTLAAHGGVIQINYHVGFLSQEYADFVKAHPDVMKKMNDEVAAKCANAGEACSIMAENELIHKMMLDGTLPRVDWTKIVDHIDHAVKIGGVDHVGLGSDYDGSDMPIGMEDVTHLPEITQALLDRGYSDADIKKILGENTLRVMAECERVSREMQGEGN; from the coding sequence ATGAACAAACTCGCTTGCAGTATATGCAGCATCTTGCTCTTGGGGTTGCCAGTGATCGCATCCGCACAAACCGTGAAGATCTCCCAGCGCGCGCGCGATCTGCATTTCAGTTCCATCGTCATGGATACACATGACGACACGACGCAGCGCCTCCTCGATCCGAGCTTCGATCTCGCCGCACTCCACGAGGACGGCAATATCGACATCCCGCGCATGAAGGCCGGCGGCCTCGATGGCATCTTCTTCTCCATTTACATGCCCGGCACCATCACTGGGCCTGTCGCCGTCGAAAAAGCGCTCGATCAAATCGACGCTGTTCGCCGCGCGGTGATGATGCATCCGAACGACATCGTCCTTGCGCGCACCGCCGCCGATGTCCGCCGCGCCTTCGCCGAACACAAAATCGCCGCGCTCATGGGCGTCGAAGGCGGCCACATGATCAACGACGACCTCGCCGTCCTCGACACATTCGCGGCGCTCGGCGTCCGCTACATGACGCTCACGCACATGGTCAATACCGATTGGGCCGATTCCTCCACCGACAAACCCGCGCACAACGGCCTCACCGATTTCGGCAAGCAGGTCGTCCTGCGCATGAATCGTGACGGCATCATGATTGACATCTCGCATACTGCCGATAAGACGTTTTACGATGCCATCGCCACGAGCAAGGCTCCCATCATCGCCTCGCACTCCTCATGTCGCGCGCTTTGCAATGTCCCGCGCGACATGACCGACGACATGATTCGCACGCTCGCCGCGCACGGCGGCGTCATTCAGATCAATTATCACGTCGGTTTTCTCAGCCAGGAATATGCGGACTTCGTGAAAGCCCATCCGGACGTCATGAAGAAAATGAACGACGAAGTCGCCGCGAAGTGCGCCAACGCCGGCGAAGCGTGTTCGATCATGGCCGAGAACGAGCTTATCCACAAAATGATGCTCGACGGCACGCTGCCGCGCGTGGATTGGACGAAAATCGTTGATCACATCGACCACGCCGTGAAAATCGGCGGCGTCGACCACGTCGGCCTCGGCTCGGATTACGACGGCTCTGATATGCCTATCGGCATGGAAGACGTCACGCATCTGCCGGAGATCACCCAGGCGCTTCTCGACCGCGGCTACTCCGACGCCGACATCAAGAAAATCCTCGGCGAGAATACGCTGCGCGTCATGGCCGAATGCGAACGCGTCAGCCGCGAAATGCAAGGGGAAGGGAATTAA
- the sdhB gene encoding succinate dehydrogenase iron-sulfur subunit, which translates to MPENTFIVRIKRQAGPDEAVRWQEFEIRYRPHLNVITCLRDIAERPVTRSGDGTTPVTYDANCLEEVCGACAMLINGYPRQACSALVDNLEKPIRLEPLTKFPLIRDLQVDRSIMFENLKRMHCWVPIDGTYAIGAGPRMSPEDQQIGYPMARCITCGNCLEICPKVNEHTQFVGAAIINQVRLFNMHPTGKMHARARLEAMMGPGGIQDCDNAQNCVKVCPKSIPLTESNNEINRQVLKHAVWDWLNFSEGPTVRDDEWKKLGIQK; encoded by the coding sequence ATGCCGGAAAACACATTCATCGTTCGCATCAAACGCCAGGCCGGTCCCGACGAAGCCGTCCGCTGGCAGGAATTCGAGATTCGCTATCGCCCGCATCTCAACGTCATCACCTGCCTGCGCGACATCGCCGAACGGCCCGTCACGCGCTCCGGCGACGGCACGACTCCCGTCACCTACGACGCGAATTGCCTCGAAGAAGTCTGCGGCGCCTGCGCCATGCTCATCAATGGTTATCCGCGGCAGGCCTGCTCCGCGCTGGTTGACAATCTCGAAAAGCCCATTCGCCTCGAGCCGCTCACGAAATTCCCGCTGATCCGCGATCTGCAGGTGGATCGCTCCATCATGTTCGAAAATCTCAAGCGCATGCATTGCTGGGTCCCCATCGACGGCACATACGCCATCGGCGCCGGCCCGCGCATGTCGCCGGAAGATCAGCAGATCGGCTATCCCATGGCGCGCTGCATCACCTGCGGCAATTGCCTCGAGATTTGCCCGAAGGTCAACGAGCACACGCAATTCGTCGGCGCCGCCATCATCAATCAGGTTCGCCTGTTCAACATGCATCCCACCGGCAAAATGCACGCACGCGCGCGCCTCGAAGCCATGATGGGCCCGGGCGGCATTCAGGATTGCGACAATGCGCAGAATTGCGTCAAGGTCTGTCCCAAGAGCATTCCGCTCACTGAATCCAACAACGAAATCAATCGCCAGGTCTTGAAGCACGCCGTATGGGACTGGCTCAACTTCTCCGAAGGCCCCACTGTCCGCGACGATGAGTGGAAAAAGCTCGGCATCCAGAAATAG
- a CDS encoding cupin domain-containing protein — translation MEIRRVGSQPSAKGPSEWFTGNVRIDPLFQAPDPALVQGASVTFEPGARTAWHTHPLGQTLIVTAGCGWTQREGGPVEEIRPGDVVWIAPAEKHWHGATPTTAMTHIAIQEKRDGKVVDWMEHVTDDQYRC, via the coding sequence ATGGAGATTCGAAGAGTTGGCTCGCAGCCTTCTGCCAAAGGGCCGTCAGAGTGGTTTACCGGCAATGTCCGCATCGATCCGCTCTTTCAGGCGCCGGATCCCGCGCTTGTTCAAGGAGCGAGCGTAACCTTCGAGCCCGGCGCGCGCACAGCATGGCATACGCACCCGCTCGGCCAGACTCTCATCGTCACGGCCGGCTGCGGATGGACGCAGCGCGAGGGCGGGCCGGTCGAGGAAATCCGGCCCGGCGATGTCGTCTGGATCGCGCCCGCGGAAAAGCATTGGCATGGCGCCACGCCAACCACGGCGATGACGCACATTGCCATTCAGGAAAAGCGCGACGGCAAGGTGGTCGACTGGATGGAGCATGTCACCGATGATCAATATCGCTGTTAG
- the sdhA gene encoding succinate dehydrogenase flavoprotein subunit, whose translation MREPKIIVVGGGLAGLMATIRVAESGVPVELFSIVPVKRSHSVCAQGGINAAKNLKGEGDSTWIHFDDTIYGGDFLANQPIVKGMCEAAPAIIDLLDRMGVMFNRTPEGLLDFRRFGGTLYHRTAFAGATTGQQLLYALDEQVRRFESEGKVRKFEGWSFLSAVIDENNVSRGICAMDLKTMEVRTFPADAVIFCTGGIGAIFRQTTNSVVCTGMAQSALFQQGVYYANGEFIQVHPTAIPGEDKCRLMSESLRGEGGRVWVPRKAGDNRPARSIPEKERLYFLEEWYPKYGNLVPRDVATRAIYKIVFEEKLSLPGMNAVYLDLTHLPREMLDRKLEGVLEIYQKFVGPDPREEPMKVFPAMHYTMGGLWVDNEHQATNIAGIYAAGECEYQYHGANRLGANSLVSCIYGGMVAGPAAVKYARNLEKGCDATPESVFYAEASRQREANDSLLHSQGTENPMTIWKELGDLMTEYVTVVRYNANLQKALTKLDELYDRFRRVNLADRTQWSNQTLQFTRELGNMLILSKVIALGALARNETRGAHYKPEFPERDDKNWLKTTKASWNGGKIKLDYEPVDISLLPPRARKY comes from the coding sequence ATGAGAGAACCGAAAATTATCGTCGTCGGTGGCGGCCTCGCAGGGCTGATGGCCACGATTCGCGTGGCCGAGTCCGGCGTGCCCGTCGAATTGTTTTCCATCGTTCCCGTGAAGCGCTCGCATTCCGTTTGCGCGCAAGGCGGCATCAACGCCGCGAAGAATCTGAAAGGCGAAGGTGACTCCACCTGGATTCACTTCGACGACACGATTTACGGCGGCGACTTCCTCGCTAATCAGCCCATCGTCAAAGGCATGTGCGAAGCCGCGCCGGCCATCATTGATTTGCTCGACCGCATGGGCGTCATGTTCAACCGCACGCCCGAGGGGCTGCTCGATTTTCGCCGTTTCGGCGGCACGCTCTATCACCGCACGGCCTTTGCCGGCGCAACCACCGGCCAGCAACTGCTCTATGCGCTCGATGAGCAGGTCCGCCGCTTCGAATCCGAAGGCAAAGTCCGCAAATTCGAAGGCTGGTCGTTCCTCTCCGCGGTCATCGACGAAAACAACGTCAGCCGCGGCATCTGCGCCATGGATTTGAAGACCATGGAAGTTCGCACGTTCCCCGCGGACGCCGTGATTTTCTGCACCGGTGGCATTGGCGCGATTTTCCGCCAGACCACGAATTCCGTCGTCTGCACCGGCATGGCGCAATCCGCGCTTTTCCAGCAGGGCGTTTATTACGCCAATGGCGAATTCATTCAAGTTCATCCCACGGCGATCCCCGGCGAAGACAAATGCCGGCTGATGAGCGAATCGCTGCGCGGCGAAGGCGGCCGCGTCTGGGTGCCGCGCAAAGCAGGCGACAATCGCCCTGCGCGCTCGATTCCGGAAAAAGAGCGCCTCTATTTCCTCGAGGAGTGGTATCCGAAGTACGGCAACCTCGTCCCACGCGACGTCGCCACGCGCGCGATTTACAAAATCGTCTTTGAAGAAAAACTCAGTTTGCCGGGCATGAACGCAGTCTATCTCGATCTCACGCACCTCCCGCGCGAGATGCTCGACCGCAAGCTCGAAGGTGTCCTCGAAATCTACCAAAAATTCGTCGGCCCCGATCCGCGCGAAGAGCCCATGAAGGTTTTCCCCGCGATGCACTACACCATGGGCGGCCTGTGGGTTGACAACGAACATCAGGCCACGAACATCGCCGGAATTTACGCCGCCGGCGAATGCGAATATCAGTATCACGGCGCGAATCGTCTCGGCGCGAATTCGCTCGTCTCGTGCATTTACGGCGGCATGGTCGCCGGCCCCGCCGCCGTGAAATATGCGCGCAATCTCGAAAAAGGCTGCGACGCCACACCCGAAAGTGTTTTCTACGCCGAAGCCAGCCGCCAGCGCGAGGCCAACGACAGCCTTCTCCACAGTCAGGGCACCGAAAATCCCATGACCATCTGGAAAGAGCTTGGCGATCTGATGACCGAGTACGTCACCGTCGTGCGCTACAACGCCAATCTCCAGAAGGCGCTGACGAAACTCGATGAACTGTACGATCGCTTCCGCCGCGTCAATCTCGCCGATCGCACGCAATGGTCGAATCAAACTTTGCAGTTCACGCGCGAGCTTGGCAACATGCTGATTCTCTCGAAGGTCATCGCCCTGGGCGCTCTGGCTCGCAATGAGACGCGCGGCGCGCACTACAAGCCCGAATTTCCCGAGCGCGACGACAAGAATTGGCTGAAGACAACGAAGGCCAGTTGGAACGGCGGCAAAATCAAGCTCGATTACGAGCCCGTGGATATTTCGCTTCTGCCACCGCGCGCGCGCAAGTATTGA
- a CDS encoding GAF domain-containing protein, with translation MPVSAVSELEGLVQGMVKRGEKLDTGHLKKVAETVSRIFSVKTDEVAILSLTPDRRFLFFHVPEELKSVGQIPLTSATALAARTLREKRPEVINRFNIVPHASVFESVPLKEERGEPIQKIMSVPILKGHDAIGVLQISRKARNPADVTEFSPLDLKQLVSVAAFVAPALALCTE, from the coding sequence ATGCCTGTCTCGGCGGTTTCCGAACTCGAAGGGCTCGTGCAAGGAATGGTGAAGCGCGGAGAAAAGCTGGACACCGGACACCTGAAAAAAGTGGCCGAGACGGTAAGCCGCATTTTCAGCGTGAAAACCGACGAGGTAGCCATTCTCTCGCTTACGCCGGATCGCAGGTTTCTTTTTTTTCATGTTCCCGAGGAGCTGAAAAGCGTCGGGCAGATTCCGCTTACGAGCGCGACGGCACTGGCGGCGCGCACGCTGCGCGAGAAGCGGCCCGAGGTTATCAACCGCTTCAATATTGTTCCGCATGCCTCTGTCTTCGAATCCGTGCCGCTCAAGGAAGAGCGCGGTGAACCGATACAGAAAATCATGAGCGTGCCGATTCTGAAGGGGCACGATGCAATCGGAGTGCTGCAAATTTCTCGCAAAGCGAGGAATCCGGCGGATGTGACGGAATTTTCGCCTCTAGATCTGAAGCAATTGGTTTCCGTCGCTGCGTTCGTTGCGCCCGCGCTCGCTCTCTGCACAGAGTAG
- a CDS encoding arginine decarboxylase, pyruvoyl-dependent, which produces MAFVAKKIFLTKGVGKHRERLSSFELALRNAGIAACNIVRVSSIFPPHCKLISRSEGLKHLKPGQVAFVVISENQTREPHRLIAASVGLALPGDKSMYGYLSEHHSFGEPEEIAGEYAEELAAEMLATTLNVEFDPDLSWDEKKEVYRISNKIVRTMNISQSAVGDKRGLWTTVLAAAILLGDDD; this is translated from the coding sequence ATGGCGTTCGTCGCTAAGAAAATTTTCCTCACCAAAGGAGTCGGAAAACACCGGGAGCGGCTATCGAGCTTCGAGCTCGCCCTGCGCAATGCGGGCATTGCCGCATGCAATATCGTCCGCGTCTCTTCGATTTTCCCCCCGCATTGCAAATTGATTTCGCGCAGCGAAGGATTGAAACACCTGAAGCCGGGTCAGGTCGCATTCGTGGTCATCAGCGAAAATCAGACCCGCGAACCGCACCGTTTGATCGCCGCGTCGGTGGGCCTGGCGCTGCCGGGCGATAAATCGATGTACGGATATCTTTCCGAGCACCATTCCTTCGGCGAGCCGGAAGAAATCGCCGGCGAATATGCGGAAGAGCTTGCCGCGGAAATGCTGGCGACGACGCTCAACGTGGAATTCGATCCGGACCTTTCCTGGGACGAGAAAAAAGAGGTCTACCGCATCTCCAATAAGATCGTGCGGACGATGAACATCTCGCAATCTGCCGTCGGCGACAAGCGCGGGCTGTGGACCACCGTGCTCGCGGCGGCGATTCTGCTCGGCGACGACGATTAG